One window from the genome of [Mycobacterium] stephanolepidis encodes:
- the priA gene encoding bifunctional 1-(5-phosphoribosyl)-5-((5-phosphoribosylamino)methylideneamino)imidazole-4-carboxamide isomerase/phosphoribosylanthranilate isomerase PriA codes for MSLVLLPAVDVADGQAVRLVQGKAGSETTYGSPRDAALAWQNDGAEWVHLVDLDAAFGRGSNRELLAQVVGELDVKVELSGGIRDDESLTAALATGCARVNLGTAALEDPQWCASAIARHGERVAVGLDVQIVDGEHRLRGRGWVSDGGDLWEVLERLRGQGCSRYVVTDVTKDGTLTGPNLELLAQVAGVANAPVIASGGVSSLDDLRAIAELTGAGIEGAIVGKALYAGRFTLPDALAAVS; via the coding sequence TTGAGTCTCGTTCTATTACCGGCGGTTGATGTCGCCGACGGTCAGGCAGTGCGCCTCGTGCAGGGCAAGGCGGGCAGCGAAACCACCTACGGTTCACCCCGCGATGCGGCTTTGGCGTGGCAGAACGACGGTGCCGAGTGGGTGCATCTGGTGGACCTGGATGCGGCCTTCGGTCGTGGTTCCAATCGTGAGCTGCTGGCACAGGTGGTAGGCGAGCTCGATGTGAAAGTAGAGCTTTCCGGTGGCATCCGCGATGACGAGTCTTTGACGGCGGCCCTGGCGACCGGCTGCGCCCGAGTGAATCTCGGTACCGCCGCGCTGGAGGATCCGCAGTGGTGTGCCTCCGCGATCGCGCGCCACGGTGAGCGTGTGGCCGTGGGGCTTGACGTCCAGATCGTGGACGGTGAGCACCGGCTACGGGGCCGCGGCTGGGTCAGCGACGGCGGAGATCTCTGGGAGGTACTGGAACGTCTGCGCGGTCAGGGGTGTTCGCGCTACGTCGTCACCGACGTGACGAAGGATGGCACTTTGACCGGTCCGAACCTTGAGCTGCTGGCGCAGGTCGCGGGTGTGGCGAACGCACCCGTGATCGCCTCGGGCGGGGTGTCGAGCCTGGATGACCTGCGTGCCATCGCGGAACTGACCGGGGCCGGCATCGAGGGCGCGATCGTCGGAAAGGCCCTTTACGCGGGCCGTTTCACCCTGCCGGATGCACTGGCTGCCGTCTCCTGA
- the hisI gene encoding phosphoribosyl-AMP cyclohydrolase yields MSELDPGIADRLKRDAAGLVTAVVQERGTGTVLMVAWMNDEALAQTLATRRGTYFSRSRQRLWVKGETSGHTQYVHAVRLDCDGDTLVLEVDQTGPACHTGAHSCFDADVLLAGAEEL; encoded by the coding sequence ATGAGCGAGCTGGATCCCGGGATTGCCGATCGCCTGAAACGCGACGCGGCCGGCCTGGTCACCGCAGTGGTGCAAGAGCGCGGCACCGGCACGGTGCTGATGGTGGCGTGGATGAACGATGAGGCGTTGGCGCAGACCCTTGCGACGCGGCGCGGGACGTACTTCTCGCGATCCCGGCAGCGTCTATGGGTCAAGGGCGAGACATCCGGCCACACCCAGTACGTGCACGCGGTGCGGCTGGACTGCGACGGGGACACTCTGGTGCTGGAAGTCGACCAGACCGGACCGGCGTGCCACACCGGTGCCCACAGTTGCTTCGATGCCGACGTGTTACTTGCGGGCGCGGAGGAACTCTAG
- a CDS encoding inositol monophosphatase family protein: MPDLNALVAEASVILDVAARRFVSGHGADGVVFKGGKDFATEEDLAIERMVVEALTDRTGIGVHGEEFGGPAVDSGLVWVVDPIDGTVNYAAGSPMAAILLGLLSDGVPVAGLTWLPFMGDRYTAVAGGPLVRNGVAMPPLPRTDLADVAVGLGTFNVDWKGRVPGRYRLAVVEKLSRITSRLRMHGSTGIDLAFTAGGILGGAVSFGAHVWDHAAGIALVEAAGGHATDLRGNPWTPESPSVLVAAPGVHEQILEVLAEVGDPEDYR, from the coding sequence ATGCCTGATCTGAATGCGTTGGTAGCCGAGGCGTCCGTGATTCTGGACGTGGCGGCGCGGCGCTTCGTGTCCGGGCACGGTGCCGATGGCGTCGTATTCAAGGGCGGCAAGGACTTCGCCACCGAAGAGGATCTGGCCATCGAGCGGATGGTCGTGGAAGCGCTTACCGACCGCACCGGAATCGGTGTGCACGGCGAGGAATTCGGTGGGCCGGCAGTGGATTCTGGACTGGTTTGGGTGGTGGATCCCATTGACGGCACCGTCAACTATGCGGCGGGTTCGCCGATGGCGGCGATTCTGCTGGGGTTGCTCTCCGATGGGGTGCCGGTGGCGGGATTGACCTGGCTGCCGTTCATGGGAGACCGGTACACCGCTGTCGCGGGTGGCCCGCTGGTGCGCAACGGAGTTGCGATGCCGCCGTTGCCACGCACCGATCTGGCAGATGTGGCAGTGGGACTGGGCACGTTCAACGTTGATTGGAAGGGGCGGGTACCGGGTCGCTACCGCCTGGCAGTGGTGGAGAAGCTGAGCCGCATCACCTCTCGCCTGCGGATGCACGGCAGCACCGGGATCGATTTGGCGTTTACGGCGGGCGGGATACTGGGCGGCGCGGTGAGTTTCGGCGCGCATGTGTGGGATCACGCCGCGGGTATCGCACTGGTCGAGGCCGCGGGCGGTCACGCGACGGATCTGCGCGGCAATCCATGGACCCCCGAATCACCATCGGTACTGGTGGCCGCGCCCGGTGTGCACGAACAGATCCTGGAAGTGCTGGCCGAGGTCGGGGATCCGGAGGACTACCGATGA
- the hisF gene encoding imidazole glycerol phosphate synthase subunit HisF, translating to MSVATRVIACLDVDDGRVVKGVNFENLRDAGDPVELAAAYDAEGVDELTFLDVTASSAGRATMLDVVRRTAEQVFIPLTVGGGVRSVEDVNVLLRAGADKVGVNTAAIARPELLAELAQRFGSQCIVLSVDARRVRAGDVPTPSGWEVTTHGGRKGTGIDAIEWTRRGAELGVGEILLNSMDADGTKAGFDLPMIAAARAAVDVPVIASGGAGAVDHFSPAVKAGADAVLAASVFHFRELTIAEVKAAMAAEGITVR from the coding sequence ATGAGTGTTGCTACCCGTGTCATTGCCTGCCTTGACGTCGACGATGGTCGCGTGGTCAAGGGCGTCAACTTCGAAAACCTCCGTGACGCAGGCGATCCGGTTGAGCTCGCGGCCGCATATGACGCCGAGGGCGTCGATGAACTGACCTTCCTCGATGTCACGGCTTCATCGGCGGGTCGGGCGACCATGTTGGATGTGGTGCGTCGCACGGCCGAGCAGGTGTTCATTCCGTTGACGGTGGGCGGCGGTGTGCGATCGGTGGAAGACGTCAATGTGCTGCTGCGGGCAGGCGCGGACAAGGTCGGCGTCAACACCGCGGCGATCGCACGTCCGGAGTTGTTGGCCGAGCTGGCACAGCGGTTCGGCTCACAGTGCATCGTGCTGAGCGTGGATGCGCGCCGGGTCCGCGCGGGTGACGTGCCGACGCCGTCCGGGTGGGAGGTCACGACCCATGGCGGCCGCAAGGGCACCGGGATAGATGCGATCGAATGGACAAGGCGGGGAGCTGAATTGGGCGTGGGGGAGATCCTGCTCAATTCCATGGACGCGGACGGCACCAAGGCGGGGTTCGATCTTCCGATGATCGCCGCCGCGCGTGCAGCGGTTGACGTTCCCGTGATCGCCAGCGGCGGAGCCGGTGCCGTTGACCACTTCTCACCCGCGGTCAAGGCCGGCGCCGACGCGGTGCTGGCGGCCAGTGTCTTCCATTTTCGGGAACTGACCATCGCCGAGGTGAAGGCGGCGATGGCCGCGGAAGGGATCACGGTGCGATGA
- a CDS encoding HIT family protein, which yields MPDECLFCGIVSGVVPGVRVAEDADTYAFMDINPGSDGHLLVVPKRHSKDLLEIPAEDLSAVAVAAQRIAKAVVSELGADGVNLLNCCGAHAWQTEFHFHLHVIPRYAAKSKDRLGLPWAPGIRGDAFTITALGNRLSNALA from the coding sequence GTGCCCGATGAATGCTTGTTCTGCGGAATCGTCTCCGGTGTAGTTCCTGGCGTGCGGGTGGCAGAGGATGCCGACACATACGCCTTCATGGATATCAATCCGGGTTCGGACGGCCATCTGCTGGTCGTTCCGAAGCGGCACAGCAAGGACCTCCTCGAGATCCCGGCCGAGGACCTGAGCGCTGTTGCGGTGGCGGCCCAGCGGATAGCCAAAGCGGTCGTTTCCGAACTCGGCGCCGATGGGGTGAATCTGCTGAATTGCTGCGGCGCCCACGCATGGCAGACGGAGTTCCACTTCCATCTGCACGTGATTCCACGATATGCCGCCAAGTCCAAAGACCGGCTCGGGCTGCCATGGGCACCGGGCATCCGCGGTGACGCCTTCACGATCACTGCCCTGGGAAACCGGCTGTCCAACGCGCTGGCGTAG
- a CDS encoding peroxiredoxin: MKPGDRVADFELPDQTGTTRSLSALLVDGPVVLFFYPAANTPGCTAEACHFRDLASEFKEVGASRVGISVDSVDKQADFADKRKFDYPLLSDTGGKVSSAFGVKRGLLGKLAPVKRTTFVIGTDKTILEVFASELNMNAHADKALEFLRARK; this comes from the coding sequence ATGAAACCTGGTGATCGTGTCGCCGACTTCGAACTTCCGGACCAGACCGGAACGACTCGCAGCCTCTCCGCGCTCCTGGTCGACGGGCCCGTCGTGCTGTTCTTCTATCCCGCAGCCAATACCCCCGGCTGCACCGCCGAGGCATGCCACTTCCGCGATCTGGCAAGTGAATTCAAGGAAGTCGGTGCCTCACGCGTCGGCATCAGCGTCGACTCGGTAGACAAGCAGGCCGACTTCGCCGACAAGCGCAAGTTCGACTACCCGTTGCTCTCGGACACCGGCGGTAAGGTCTCGTCGGCCTTCGGCGTCAAGCGCGGCCTGTTGGGCAAGCTGGCCCCGGTGAAGCGGACCACGTTCGTCATCGGCACCGACAAGACGATCCTCGAAGTCTTCGCGAGCGAGCTCAACATGAACGCGCACGCCGACAAGGCCCTAGAGTTCCTCCGCGCCCGCAAGTAA
- the hisH gene encoding imidazole glycerol phosphate synthase subunit HisH — MTGAGPKVVVLDYGSGNLRSAQRALERVGADVTVTADANAALNADGLVVPGVGAFAACMEGLRGIDGERIIDVRLSGGRPVLGICVGMQILFSHGIEFGVDAEGCGQWPGVVSRLDAPVIPHMGWNTVDAPAESDLFAGLDADTRFYFVHSYAVQKWELETPVDSPIVKPLVTWATHHVPFVAAVENGALAATQFHPEKSGDAGAVLLSNWVKGIS; from the coding sequence GACCGGTGCTGGACCCAAAGTCGTTGTCCTCGACTACGGTTCGGGCAATCTGAGATCCGCTCAGCGCGCGCTGGAACGGGTCGGGGCCGATGTCACGGTGACCGCCGATGCCAACGCGGCGCTCAACGCCGACGGTCTTGTCGTGCCCGGAGTAGGTGCTTTCGCGGCCTGTATGGAAGGACTGCGCGGTATCGACGGTGAGCGGATCATCGACGTGCGGCTGTCCGGGGGTCGCCCGGTGCTGGGTATCTGCGTGGGTATGCAGATCCTGTTCAGCCACGGCATCGAATTCGGTGTCGACGCCGAGGGCTGTGGTCAGTGGCCCGGAGTGGTCAGTCGCCTGGATGCGCCGGTGATCCCGCACATGGGCTGGAACACCGTCGACGCGCCAGCCGAATCGGATCTGTTCGCGGGCCTGGACGCCGATACGCGTTTCTATTTCGTGCACTCATACGCCGTGCAGAAATGGGAGCTGGAAACGCCCGTCGACTCACCGATCGTGAAGCCGTTGGTGACCTGGGCGACCCATCACGTGCCATTTGTCGCGGCGGTGGAGAATGGGGCACTTGCTGCGACTCAGTTCCATCCGGAGAAGAGTGGCGATGCGGGGGCCGTGTTGTTGAGCAATTGGGTGAAGGGAATCTCTTGA